A region from the Canis lupus familiaris isolate Mischka breed German Shepherd chromosome 3, alternate assembly UU_Cfam_GSD_1.0, whole genome shotgun sequence genome encodes:
- the NREP gene encoding neuronal regeneration-related protein, whose amino-acid sequence MVCYPELSVWVSQEPFPNTEMEGRLPKGRLPIPKEVNRKKDDQMKVASLTPPGSSELHAAGTGYLHSF is encoded by the exons GTGTGTTACCCAGAGCTCTCTGTCTGGGTCAGTCAAGAACCATTTCCAAATACGGAAATGGAGGGAAGGCTTCCTAAG GGAAGACTTCCGATCCCAAAGGAAGTGAACCGCAAGAAGGATGACCAGATGAAGGTGGCCTCCCTGACTCCACCTGGCAGCAGTGAACTCCACGCCGCAGGCACCGGTTACCTCCACTCTTTTTAA